The DNA region TCATAccgacaccacacacacactttcacactagtattcagcgcatgtgacaaatacaatatgaTTGAATTTGAGTCAGGGAGCCTGTAGCTTTACAAGAAGTGAGGTCAGCCATGAAGAAGCATTCAAAGCCAGAGAGAAGGGGGGTTCACTCACACCTGGGAAGGTATTTTGTTTCTTTAATGCTATACAGTAAAATATACCAAAATTATCCATTGATTGACCTGAACTGAGAtgccatcccactgggcacagacgtttATTCAATgcctattccacgttggttcaatgtaattgaattgaagtggaaacaacattgattcaaccagtatgtgcccagtgggatgaagCTAACTGGAGGAGTGAAAGGTCAGCCTGGCTACACAGGGCTGGAGGGctcaggggaagaggagagggagatggctCCCACCACATACTCTTGTCCTCCCTGGCCCTGCCCTGTCCTCCACAGCCCAGTGAAGAGCCTGTCCTCCATGGTCACAGACAGCTTATCAGAGATGCTGGGGGATGGAGCCTGGGGTTGTGGCTGGGGGTTTAAGCCTGGGGATTCAGGGTCCTCAATGTGGAGAGTGGGGGGATCTATGGAGTCTTTCAGGGGCTCAGGGAGAGCCACAGGGGTAGGGGCAGAGGAGTAACTCTCTGATAGACTCATGGCTTGGCTACTGTTTTTGTTGTAATTGTCCACCCTCGGGTCCATCCCGCTGGACTCAGCCCTCAGTGTGTCAGATGACCGACTAGCTGCGTCAACATTGGCTACAGTCTCATTTCCTGTACCCTTATTGATTGACTCCTTAACGTCTGTGCTCTCATGCGCCGCACCCTCATTGGTTGCTCCCTCACTAGCCGCCCCTTCATTGGCCTCCTCGTTGGCTGCGCTGGCAATACGTAACAGCGTGCTGTGGTACCTTGTGTCCAGAGGATATCCTGCACTATCACCCCTCTGTAGGGGTCTGAAATTCTGCCTCTCCAGTGAGAGCGAGTAACGCCCCCCAGACCCCGGGTCGCTGTACTGCTTGTGGCGCTGCCACTGTTTGCGGAGGTGGATGCACGAGCGGTACCGGGAGTGCAGCGGCGACCCCTGCTGGTCGAAGCGGGTATCATGACGCAGGAACTCATTGAACAGGGCGTCCGTTTTCTTGTCGATGCTGTAGTCACGTCGACGTAGGCGTACGGGCCGAGGCGAGGGCACGGGTTGGGGCGAATGTAGCGGCGGTTGTTGCAGTTGTAGCGATTTTAGCGGTGATAATGATTGTGGTGGTTCTTTGAGGGTAAGCATCTGTCCTCCATTAGGGGACATTGGGGACCTCTTTACACGTTTCTCTTCCACCTCAGTACCCTCTCGCATCTCATCCTCCTGCTCCTCTTGGAACACCTTGGCCTCTAGGTTCTCACTGACGGAGTCCTTCCTCCCAGAGCTAGTGAAGAAGAGCCTTTTCTCGGACGCTGTCTTCCCCCGGGGGCCTCCAGGGGCCCCAAACAGCCTGAGCTCCTCAGGGGCCCGTATTGGAGCCTCAATGGACGTGTACCCGCTGTCCATCTGCAGAAGCTTCCAGCTCCCTGcttcagtctctcctcctcctcccccctcactATCTCTCCTCTGAACCCCCCTGTTAACCATCTTTCTTCCAGTGTCCCTGTATTCTGCTTCCgcctctgtctccttctgtcttctgtctcccccctccctttccGTGTCCCCAtgctcccattctccctccagtTCATCGCCAATGTCCTGGGAGTGGCAGGCAGTGAAGCTGGACTGGCCTGCTGCTCCTCCTACCGAACACACGCTGTCGACGTCGCTGCGTATGGACTCTCTGTCCGTGCTGCTCTGGTCCGAAGAGGCATACTGCTCCAGAGAGGCTCGTAGGCTCCAGATGTCAGAGCTCTCCTGTCgactgatacacactgcagacccAGACCTTGATCGAGGCCCTGGATCTGCCCCTATCCCTGTTCCAGCACCTAGAAACCCTTCTAATCCTGATCCTAAATCTGCCTTGATCCTCACCACTGATGCCCCTAGCCCTACCTCCACTTCAAATTCAGCCCCTGGTGTGGCCCCCACCTCTATCACTGACTCTAACCTGGCTCCTGTCTCGGTCTCTTTTTCTGTTCCCAGAACAGCCCCCACACCTGTCTTGGCTCTTACACCCATTCCTGCTTCTGCCTTTGAAGTGGCCCCCAATCCATCCACAGTCCTTGCCTTTATCCTTGTCTCAGCTTCTTGCTCTACCTGGAACCTTTCTCCTTCCTCTTGGGCTTCATCTGTTCCCAGACCTTCCCATACCATTATCTCTGCTCCATTACCCACCCTTTGTTCTGACCCTAAAATATATGCCCATTCCTCTGACTCTTCTCCTGACCCAACCCGTACTTTGAACTCCTCTCCTGCTTCTGTTCTTGTCACTGCCCCAACTTCTGCCCATGACCttgcctctttctctgtcccagCTTCTCTCAATAATCCTGTCTCTGTCATCTCCACaggctcctcctctctcccctgggcCTCAGGGGGCTCTGGTGGTGGGTGAGtcacgtctctccctctcctacctctGCTGGCAGCCTCCACCACCGTCTCCCCCTCTagcctgtagagagacagagagagacgttaGGTAGATTCACCATCGAACAACACCATTCAGATGTAATAGGTCGATAACCAATAAAAATGTAATGTTGGTCCAACCCACTGTTTGTTAGAAGTAAGAGTCTGTGAATGGTACCTGCCGAGGGAGGGTGAGGGTGGGcaggtggggggagatagagaccgcgcagagagatactggaggctgctgatctggctgtgtgtgggggggaggggctggGTGATGTCATGTCGGAGAGGGGGTGAAGGGTGAAGAGGTGGTGAGTCCTCTTCAGTTGGGTCTGTGTTCTCACtggctgctctctgtctctggaacGGACGCCTCTTAGGAGAGCCTGGGGGAAACAAAAAAATAGAATCACTTAAAAATGGTCTATGGTGACCAAAATATGACATTTTGGGAACACTGGGGTCCATATACCTTTTAAGATAACATGTTTGAATGGTGCTATTTACAACAAAAATACACAAATATGGATTTATAGTGCAGTGGAAAATATAAACATGTTTTTAGTGCAGAGACTTGTGATGGcattttcctgtattaccaaatgaggagagttacaaactacacaccagtcagagttatacttaaacttcatctttaatGAGCTTTAAGCTTTAGcctttgactttcaacaattcactatctatAATGAATGTTTGAGAGTCCTACAGAAgaatacaaagatcttttatagccaagacacacccctctcaacttacatgacgaaccacaaatcttaggaacagttcacaaaggttaagatttgtatgaaagatatctataaaacacagcagacagttactgctgtgtcaacagttctcATAGTAAAGACCAGTGTCTGGTCCCCTCTTACTTCCAACTGGAACCCGTCTCACCCTGGTACGGTATAGCACAAAAACATTACCTTTactatctggaatgctcttttGGCTTTAttacccaaagacatcgtaaatctcctctgtcagtgttatctcatagaggcccatcctcagtggaacacacacaaaaacacaataGTCGACAGAttctattctgtcgaataaaacaaccattctAATGCAATACAAAGATTATAATATAATCCTACAAGcactataacataatcttgcaattttccacgacagACTTTATCCTGAATAAGATTGATGTAATATGAGTTGGTTTGGAGTCTTTTTGAGCGTTTTATAACATACTTTTTCATAATGAATTGTAGCCTATGGGAAGTGACTCTCTGTAGCGAAACAAAATATAGATCAAGATCAACTACAAGCACAGAAAGAGTGAAATAATATCACATGTAAAAATGGGTGAACATGGTGTTTCAAAATGAAACTGAATTGCCAGCCACCAATTTTATCTGAACAAGTAACTAATTTTATAGCGAAACTGAATAATAAATGTTGTCAAAATAACACTTGTAAATTTAATACCTGATGTTTCCTATAGTCCTCTAAATTATTTTTCACTGATTAAAACCTctaaaaccccgaggacaaaccatcccaaaAACATaaattcagcctaccactgtttttAATGGctgtcatgtttattatgaggcgAAATCCTCCCCGATTGCAGTTCCtggggcttccactagatgtcaactgtctttagaaagagtttcaggcttgtttttggaaaaatgagctagaatttgtagtttttctgtagtggctcccattttggctatAGTGTTTTCATGCGCGTGGATGAGAGCTCGTTCTTTgttgtttatctccggtaaagacaataacgattctccgtcttaaattttatcgtttatttacgtattgGGTAGCTGAAgtttgattataaacattgtttgacttgtttggagaagTATATTgataacgtttgggattcattttgtatgcattttgaaggagggaaaccggtggattattgaataaagcgcgccagctaaactgagtttttggggttatgaagaaggactttatcgaacaaaaggaccatttgtgatgtagatGGGatcttttggagtgccaacagaagaagatcttcaaaggtaaggcttttattatatcgctatttctgacttttgtggcacacctgcctggttgaaaaatgtttttcatgcttttgtatgcggggcgctgtcgtcagataatcgcatggtgtgctttcgccgtaaagcctttttgaaatctgacacagcggctggattaacaagaagttaagctttattgatgtatgacacttgtattttcatgaatgttaaatatttctaTTTCTGTCATTTTAATTtcgtgctctgcaatttcacaggatgttgtcgaggtgggtcgctagcggaacgcctgcgccaGAAAGGTTAAATAAGCCATTTAGAAGATATCACTAGTGCCAAAGAAAAAGTAGCTAGCTGGGTCATTCCTACATTGCGGTTCCTTTTCTGTCCACAGGAAATATGATTTTTTATTTAGTGTAAAATATGGATTGACCACTTTTTTTCCATGTCCCTGGGTGTTATATTTCTTGTGGAAGTTGATAAATAAGCAATTATGTTATAGTCCTAGTTAGTTTATCCCTTATCAATAACGTTTTTTCATGATTATTGTATTTATAATAATTGTATTTAACATTTTCTGGGTGTTTTCATAGTTTTCATAGTAATCCAGTTTTCTTTGTATTCACACTGCCTTTGAATGACGACTCAACTCTTTTGCCAGTTCACTTCACCTATTTTGTGGTCCGAGTCCACTTTGCATTCACATTGCTATGTTTAGAAAGGAACTAAGATCTGTTCCCAACATTCACTCAATGCACTCTGGGTTTTTAGAAAGTGCAGGACAAGCCATTCCCTCAGAATGTGTTATCGGACAGCTAGATATACCAGGGATGACAACTTTTGAAGAAAGCTTGGAGTGAGATTTGCTATGTGAATTGAATTGCTCCCTGGCCGAACTTCTAGATGGGGGGCGTTTGAGTCCTCCCCCATGAAAATTgtactgttttaaagctaatttcctgtaattctatgtATTTTGACATGGCTTAGGCCTATGACCAGGGTAAAACATTTATAATAAAAATTAAATGAACAAAATGTGACGATGTTGTTACTTtgagattttggggggggggtgaaattTAAAGTCTGATAATattttaaatatgtatttttcgGTGGTTTGACACTGTATTCAGACAGTAATGAAATGAGATGGGAAGACCGGCAAATGGGAGAAACAGTGGGAAGGTTGGAAGCAGGGATTGATCCCTGTTCTCAGGTGGAAAGTCTGTTGTGACATGTGCCAGGGAGTGTTACCACTAAACCAAGGCTCTGAACAGGAAATACTCAAATTAATGGTTGATGGCAGTGAGTAACCAAATCATAGATTGCACTCTCCTTGTCCATATACTGCTTTCAAGGTAAGGAACCAAACACTTTGTATTTTGTGTGAACTCTCTCTTAAGAATAGGCTGGAAGAAAATCCTACATTGCTCTCCAGATCTATGTTTCTCAAGTGCTGGGAGTTTGAAAATGTTCTTGTCATAACAATTAATTTCTCAAAATCACCCAACCTTCAAGAAACATTGAATGAATCTCAATATGCATGTGGTTTAtgcctactagttgaagatccttGCCATCATCTTACCCTACATAAATATGATGTGTTCATGAGTTGCAAGTTCCCCTATCATCTCTGCCTAGCATGTGCACAATATTTGAAATGTCAAAAGTTATATTTGAGGCCTGGAGCATTTAATATTAAATGCTTATTTGTAGGACTTATTCAAAACTATCCATGTATGGCTGCAAAAATATATAGCCTCATATAATTCATTTTAAAAGACACAAGTAGGCATATCTGTAACGCCTGTCGTCAGAAGGAGTTGACCAAAGCGCAGCgcggaaagtgttcatgattttatttatcaaagaaacacttgaacaaagtaacaaaaggaaagcaaacagttctgtcaggtaacagagactaaacagaaaataactacccacaaaacacaggtgggtaaaggctgcctaagtatgattcccaatcagagacagcaatagacagctgcctctgattgggaaccacactcggccaaaaacaaagaaatagaaaacatagaagaAAGAAACTAGaataaataaagaaactagaatgcccaccctagtcacaccctggcctaaccaaaatagagaataaaagccttgctatggccagggcgtgacaatatcagATTTCAAATATGTGATTACACTGGCAAAATTGGAAAGAAGTATAATAATGAAATAAGTATGGGGAATAACAGTAGTGTTCTTGCTGATATCTTAGCCCATTGTTAAGAAtgactgtaagcacaacccccacctgtggacgttgggccctcataacaccctcatggagtctgtttctgaccgtttgagcagacacatgcacatttgtggcctgctggaggtcattttgcagggctctggcagtgcacctccttgcacaaaggcggaggtagcggtcctgctgctgggttgttgccctcctacggcctcctccacgtctcctgatgtactggcctgtctcctggtagcgcctccatgctctggacactacgctgacagacacagcaaacctttttgccacagctcgcattgatgtgtcatcctggatgaactgcactacctgagccacttgtgtgggttgtagactccgtctcatgctaccactagagtgagagcaccgccagcattcaaaagtgaccaaaacatcagccaggaagcataggaactgagaagtggtctgtggtcaccacctgcagaatcactcctttttggggggtgtcttgctaattgcctataatttccaccttttgtctattccatttgcacaacagcatgtgaaatttattgtcaatcagtgttgcttcctaagtggacagtttgatttcacagaagtgtgattgacttggagttacattgtgttgtttaagtgttccctttatttttttgagcagtgtatatactttcCTCCCCCCCAAAAGTTGAGGTCCAAAAGGCACCGCATTGTAGGAATGACTCTAGCAATGTTCTTATGTCTCATGCTAGCTAGCTCTGTCTTTTAagaaaactactgaccacacaactattgAGCCACACAACTACTGGCCAAaaacacacaactactgaccacaaccacacaacttatGACCATACAACTGCTCACCATAACTACTGAACACAACCACGCAACTACTGACCACTCAACTACTGACCAAACAACTACTGACCAGAaccacaaaactactgaccacaactattgAACCATGCAACTACTGACCAAAaccacaaaactactgaccacaactattgAACCATACAACTACTGACCtcaactacagaccacaactattGAACCacccaactactgaccacaactactgacaaaCGACGGACCAATACTGACCACAACTATtgaaccacaactactgaccacacaactactgaccacactactactgaccacacttaCTGACTGCAACAAAGGTTGCGTTGGCTGAATACCTCCCGCTGCAACTGgagcctggacttcctgacgggacgccTCCAGGCTGTGAggctaggcaaca from Salvelinus fontinalis isolate EN_2023a chromosome 26, ASM2944872v1, whole genome shotgun sequence includes:
- the LOC129824355 gene encoding uncharacterized protein LOC129824355; this encodes MSNDLPVLTSLTENSTELPVSAERVENYVLLLILLCVFAGGTLILLSLLSLFCHRCCVGGRRNSRASDDPEKTNTTYVEDSLPTQDITIQLDESDALSASSCHDEETDRFMSTCSTGRRVSFNESALYKKESQTQDKGRRYTLTNGDFHHLKKARLTHLHLAPPPSTPKILSIMECESTEISSLNVNKPPASKLALYQCSERAVPTWLGQSSSGALPGDTHHYILLDPRLSHSPPILCPPTPSSRTAEAVGDGEWVRMEGERERGVRGVRGTFLVPGHQGSVLQFLCKLRRHASLEGAGPYFRKWKFDSSHRATSLDAKGSPKRRPFQRQRAASENTDPTEEDSPPLHPSPPLRHDITQPLPPTHSQISSLQYLSARSLSPPTCPPSPSLGRLEGETVVEAASRGRRGRDVTHPPPEPPEAQGREEEPVEMTETGLLREAGTEKEARSWAEVGAVTRTEAGEEFKVRVGSGEESEEWAYILGSEQRVGNGAEIMVWEGLGTDEAQEEGERFQVEQEAETRIKARTVDGLGATSKAEAGMGVRAKTGVGAVLGTEKETETGARLESVIEVGATPGAEFEVEVGLGASVVRIKADLGSGLEGFLGAGTGIGADPGPRSRSGSAVCISRQESSDIWSLRASLEQYASSDQSSTDRESIRSDVDSVCSVGGAAGQSSFTACHSQDIGDELEGEWEHGDTEREGGDRRQKETEAEAEYRDTGRKMVNRGVQRRDSEGGGGGETEAGSWKLLQMDSGYTSIEAPIRAPEELRLFGAPGGPRGKTASEKRLFFTSSGRKDSVSENLEAKVFQEEQEDEMREGTEVEEKRVKRSPMSPNGGQMLTLKEPPQSLSPLKSLQLQQPPLHSPQPVPSPRPVRLRRRDYSIDKKTDALFNEFLRHDTRFDQQGSPLHSRYRSCIHLRKQWQRHKQYSDPGSGGRYSLSLERQNFRPLQRGDSAGYPLDTRYHSTLLRIASAANEEANEGAASEGATNEGAAHESTDVKESINKGTGNETVANVDAASRSSDTLRAESSGMDPRVDNYNKNSSQAMSLSESYSSAPTPVALPEPLKDSIDPPTLHIEDPESPGLNPQPQPQAPSPSISDKLSVTMEDRLFTGLWRTGQGQGGQEYVVGAISLSSSPEPSSPV